Proteins co-encoded in one Candidatus Eisenbacteria bacterium genomic window:
- the ppk1 gene encoding polyphosphate kinase 1, with protein MRAETGVAGDRVTDGAAPSEPRTLSRALTWLGFNGRVLEEAQDPTLPVLERARFLGIFFSNLDEFFMIRVAGLREAMAAGVDREGPGEEATAAILAQIGQRCQDLVRLAYGTYEREIGPTLRESGVHFLSAEEFTPKERGFLDRLFAREIMPILTPAAVEPGLPFPHVTNFSLCFAIQLAREGSSERFALVQLPRQYTRWIQVGSRGGFHFAFLEDVVRHHLAELFPGHEIREAALFRVTRDADFATDDQEAEDLLDAVKHVLKQRRGGDPVRLELEASASGEIAERLAAFFRLEPESVYRLPGPLDLKFLIEFTRVTSLPAPRAAPWPPQPSPDIPSGDAIWEAIAERDFLLFHPYESFEPVLRLLRLASEEPSVLAIKQVLYRTASNSEVVRALERAAENGKQVTALLELQARFDEERNANWAQRLEDAGVQVLYGLAGLKTHAKALLIVRRGPGGIERYAHLGTGNYNERTVLEYSDLSLLTANEDICSDLTAFFNVVTGYSEPLPWRRIAMAPLGLRSRILSLIRREIEKSTPEDPGQIRAKMNALVDEPIVDALYEASNAGVRILLNVRGSCLLRPGVKGMSEHIRVVSIVDRFLEHSRIFEFRNGGDVETFLGSADWMPRNLDRRVELVFPVIDPELRARLARILDVLFADNVKARELRADGSLAKRLSRRRPVRAQEVFWEEARARAEGRGEADRGAFVPLRSVPD; from the coding sequence ATTCGGGCTGAAACCGGTGTTGCGGGAGACCGCGTGACCGACGGCGCCGCCCCGTCCGAGCCGCGCACCTTGAGCCGCGCCCTGACCTGGCTCGGCTTCAACGGGCGGGTGCTCGAGGAGGCGCAGGATCCGACGTTGCCCGTTCTGGAACGCGCTCGATTCCTCGGCATCTTCTTCTCGAACCTGGACGAGTTCTTCATGATCCGCGTCGCGGGGCTCCGCGAGGCGATGGCGGCCGGCGTGGACCGCGAGGGGCCGGGGGAAGAGGCCACAGCGGCGATCCTGGCGCAGATCGGGCAGCGCTGCCAGGACCTGGTGCGGCTCGCCTACGGGACCTATGAGCGCGAGATCGGGCCCACGCTCCGCGAGAGCGGGGTCCATTTCCTGAGCGCCGAGGAATTCACGCCGAAGGAGCGCGGGTTTCTGGACCGCCTCTTCGCGCGTGAGATCATGCCGATCTTGACGCCGGCGGCGGTCGAGCCCGGGCTGCCCTTTCCGCACGTCACCAATTTCTCGCTCTGCTTCGCGATCCAGCTTGCACGCGAAGGCTCCTCGGAGCGTTTCGCGCTGGTCCAGCTTCCCAGGCAGTACACGCGATGGATCCAGGTTGGAAGCCGTGGCGGCTTCCACTTCGCTTTCCTCGAGGACGTCGTTCGCCACCATCTGGCCGAGTTGTTCCCGGGCCACGAAATCCGGGAGGCGGCTCTGTTTCGCGTGACGCGCGACGCCGACTTCGCGACCGACGACCAGGAGGCCGAGGATCTCCTCGACGCGGTGAAGCATGTCTTGAAGCAGCGCCGGGGCGGCGATCCGGTGCGCCTCGAACTGGAGGCCTCGGCGAGCGGGGAGATCGCCGAACGGCTGGCGGCGTTCTTCCGGCTCGAGCCGGAGAGCGTCTATCGACTCCCCGGGCCGCTCGACCTCAAGTTCCTCATCGAATTCACTCGAGTCACGTCGCTCCCCGCGCCGCGGGCGGCGCCCTGGCCGCCGCAGCCCTCGCCCGACATCCCGTCCGGCGACGCGATCTGGGAGGCGATCGCCGAGCGCGACTTCCTTCTGTTTCATCCCTACGAGAGCTTCGAGCCCGTGCTTCGGCTCCTCCGGCTCGCGTCGGAGGAGCCGTCCGTGCTCGCGATCAAGCAGGTGCTCTACCGCACCGCATCCAACTCGGAGGTCGTGCGCGCGCTCGAGCGAGCCGCCGAAAACGGAAAGCAGGTGACCGCCCTCCTCGAGCTTCAGGCGCGGTTCGACGAGGAGCGGAACGCGAATTGGGCGCAGCGGCTCGAGGACGCTGGAGTGCAGGTGCTCTACGGCCTCGCGGGGCTCAAGACCCACGCGAAGGCGCTCCTGATCGTGCGGCGCGGTCCCGGAGGAATCGAGCGGTACGCCCACCTGGGCACGGGGAACTACAACGAGCGGACGGTCCTCGAGTACTCCGATTTGAGTCTTCTCACCGCCAACGAGGATATCTGCTCCGATCTGACCGCGTTCTTCAACGTCGTCACGGGCTATTCGGAACCGCTTCCCTGGAGGAGGATCGCGATGGCGCCCCTCGGGCTGCGCTCCCGAATCCTGAGCTTGATCCGGCGCGAGATCGAGAAATCGACGCCGGAAGATCCGGGCCAGATCCGGGCGAAAATGAACGCGCTCGTGGATGAGCCAATCGTCGACGCGCTTTACGAAGCCTCGAACGCCGGGGTGAGAATCCTCCTCAACGTGCGCGGCTCCTGTCTCCTGCGCCCGGGCGTGAAAGGAATGAGCGAGCACATCCGCGTCGTTTCGATCGTGGACCGGTTTCTCGAGCACAGCCGCATCTTCGAGTTCCGGAACGGGGGCGACGTGGAGACGTTCCTCGGGAGCGCGGACTGGATGCCGCGCAACCTGGACCGCCGCGTGGAGCTCGTGTTCCCCGTCATCGACCCGGAGCTGCGCGCGCGCCTGGCGCGCATCCTCGACGTGCTCTTCGCGGACAACGTGAAGGCGCGGGAGCTCCGTGCGGACGGATCCCTGGCGAAGCGGTTGAGCCGCCGCCGGCCCGTTCGCGCGCAGGAGGTGTTCTGGGAGGAGGCGCGGGCGCGCGCGGAGGGGCGCGGCGAGGCGGACCGCGGCGCCTTCGTTCCGCTTCGAAGCGTGCCGGACTAG
- a CDS encoding capsule assembly Wzi family protein, whose translation MRFALAGLLLGALALGAGFSAAFAEPAEFLPTTHALYEDLEALVARGLVPSYPIHTRPLARVDIARALLEARQAFPALESDLHFRRLTRELAREIAETGSEPGERETGPLLDLGMRDQRFRVALAGHARGDFDEKRAAGHFRLRDESSIAARMSLQLWPGFGAYEELGVTRIRGQREFIDAIALHTDLEASVLRGELTGRVNRLTAALGYDAVRWGPGRRGTLLLSDAAGPMTFFLMQGAVRGRVSVTGTAMTGVVSAADHRFLAAHRLELDVAPRITVGLAEAARYAASGIDLLYASGLLPYTIVERIRIRDASRDSLRALERANAMASADASFRVWRGLTLYGELLVDDYATESANMPNRIAYQLGFRSERPYGAHYVHFLGEYTRVRNFTYSVDYGQDFIYRGRPLGFALGPDAENVFLESAFDLSREWQLRWSGDFTNHGEGRLGVPWYPSQGAVSTVGLSGIVEERREVWGDARWMPRDNVDLSVGVGFRRIRNEGNLGGHDREAWLARFAADVRY comes from the coding sequence ATGCGCTTCGCCTTGGCCGGGCTCCTCCTGGGCGCGCTCGCGCTCGGCGCGGGATTCTCCGCCGCATTCGCGGAGCCTGCGGAGTTCCTTCCCACCACGCACGCCCTCTATGAAGACCTCGAAGCCCTCGTCGCGCGAGGTCTCGTTCCATCCTACCCGATCCACACGAGGCCTCTGGCGCGCGTGGATATCGCGCGGGCGCTCCTGGAAGCCCGGCAAGCCTTCCCGGCGCTGGAATCGGATTTGCATTTCCGGCGGCTTACGCGCGAGTTGGCGCGCGAGATCGCCGAGACGGGTTCCGAACCGGGGGAGAGGGAAACCGGACCGCTTCTCGACCTGGGCATGCGTGACCAGCGCTTTCGCGTCGCGCTCGCGGGGCACGCGCGCGGCGATTTCGACGAGAAGCGCGCGGCCGGGCACTTCCGGCTCCGGGACGAATCCTCCATAGCCGCACGGATGAGCCTTCAGCTTTGGCCGGGGTTCGGAGCGTACGAGGAGCTGGGCGTGACCCGGATCCGGGGCCAGAGAGAGTTCATCGACGCCATCGCGCTCCATACGGACCTCGAGGCCTCGGTCTTGCGCGGCGAGCTGACCGGGCGCGTGAACCGCCTCACGGCCGCCCTGGGGTACGACGCGGTCCGCTGGGGTCCGGGCCGGCGGGGCACCCTTCTTCTCTCCGACGCGGCGGGGCCGATGACCTTTTTCTTGATGCAGGGCGCCGTCCGCGGCAGGGTCAGCGTGACGGGCACCGCGATGACCGGCGTGGTCTCGGCCGCCGACCACCGCTTCCTCGCGGCGCATCGGCTCGAGCTCGATGTCGCGCCGCGGATCACGGTCGGGCTCGCGGAGGCCGCGCGCTACGCGGCGAGCGGAATCGACCTTCTCTACGCCTCGGGGCTCCTTCCCTACACGATCGTCGAGCGGATCCGGATTCGCGACGCCTCCAGGGACTCGCTGCGCGCGCTCGAGCGGGCGAACGCGATGGCCTCGGCCGACGCCTCGTTCCGCGTCTGGCGCGGACTGACGCTCTACGGCGAGCTGCTCGTGGACGATTACGCCACCGAGAGCGCCAACATGCCGAACCGGATCGCGTACCAGCTCGGGTTTCGAAGCGAGCGCCCGTACGGCGCCCACTACGTGCATTTTCTCGGCGAATACACGCGCGTTCGAAACTTCACCTACAGCGTGGACTACGGTCAGGACTTCATCTACCGGGGCCGCCCGCTCGGCTTCGCCTTGGGGCCCGACGCGGAGAACGTATTCCTCGAGTCGGCGTTCGACCTCTCGCGGGAGTGGCAGCTCCGCTGGAGCGGCGATTTCACCAATCACGGGGAGGGAAGGCTCGGCGTGCCCTGGTATCCCTCCCAGGGAGCGGTCTCGACGGTGGGGCTCTCCGGAATCGTGGAGGAGCGTCGCGAGGTGTGGGGGGACGCGAGGTGGATGCCGCGCGACAACGTGGACCTGAGCGTCGGCGTCGGATTTCGCCGCATTCGAAACGAAGGAAATCTGGGAGGGCACGACCGCGAGGCCTGGCTCGCGCGATTCGCGGCAGACGTGAGGTATTGA
- a CDS encoding porin family protein, with protein MKSQRDDSWHGGCIRPGMAPSPDPTSFRRRNMRIVAAMVALAFTVGSASASQLDFQPGALGTGGSQFKHTGPQSTLLTNGPIRHRRPYRGHDYGYGYRGPEYFATLGAGRFDPSDQPGTGLYVNGSVGSVFADQLDLGIQLSWYHRSTGGEEFVRQGDLPDGTHVTTVVRTRSIDTNLVPLMGTLRVRIPVTPQFEPYVGGGLGWEWLTIEGTDENGVDFRNDYDGFGAQVFTGANLNLARQTSLYGEAVWNASTPKAEFFDPSIGQTVREEADFDGIAFHGGLRFMF; from the coding sequence ATGAAATCACAGCGCGATGATTCATGGCACGGGGGCTGCATTCGGCCGGGCATGGCCCCAAGTCCGGACCCCACATCGTTCAGGAGGAGGAACATGCGTATCGTCGCAGCCATGGTGGCGCTCGCCTTCACGGTGGGCAGCGCGTCGGCTTCCCAGCTCGACTTCCAGCCGGGTGCGCTCGGCACGGGTGGCTCGCAATTCAAGCACACCGGGCCGCAGTCGACTCTTCTCACAAACGGACCGATTCGTCACCGGCGTCCCTATCGCGGGCATGACTATGGCTACGGCTACCGCGGGCCCGAGTATTTCGCGACCTTGGGCGCGGGGAGATTCGACCCATCCGACCAGCCGGGGACCGGGCTTTACGTGAACGGAAGCGTCGGGTCCGTTTTTGCCGACCAGTTGGACCTCGGAATTCAGCTCTCCTGGTATCACCGCTCCACCGGCGGCGAAGAGTTCGTCCGACAAGGAGATCTACCGGACGGCACTCACGTCACGACGGTTGTCAGGACGCGATCCATCGACACGAATCTCGTCCCGCTCATGGGAACCCTTCGCGTGCGCATTCCCGTGACCCCCCAGTTCGAGCCCTACGTGGGCGGAGGTCTGGGCTGGGAGTGGCTCACGATCGAAGGAACGGACGAGAACGGTGTCGACTTTCGAAACGATTACGACGGCTTCGGAGCGCAGGTGTTCACCGGTGCCAATCTGAACCTCGCGCGGCAGACCTCGCTCTACGGGGAGGCGGTCTGGAACGCGAGCACGCCCAAAGCGGAGTTCTTCGATCCCTCGATCGGCCAGACCGTTCGTGAGGAAGCGGATTTTGACGGGATCGCATTTCACGGCGGACTCCGGTTCATGTTCTAG
- a CDS encoding porin family protein has protein sequence MKRNGSFLVALVVGLGLSSSAAFAAAAPAPEGHGLGFQGLGARLGFVDPEGASSTVALGVHIDAGEFVRNVHVIPMVEYWKVGVGGSDISDFTLATDINVDFPVEGGRLIPYAGGGLGLHIIKFDVPPGFLGDTSDTKLGLNVQGGIKNQVMPNLGIFGEVGYSFVSDVNQLKVMGGFTYNFIY, from the coding sequence ATGAAGCGAAACGGATCGTTTCTGGTGGCGCTCGTGGTCGGATTGGGCCTTTCGTCGTCCGCCGCGTTCGCGGCAGCGGCGCCGGCGCCCGAAGGCCACGGGCTCGGGTTTCAGGGGCTCGGAGCCCGCTTAGGATTTGTGGATCCCGAAGGCGCGAGCAGCACCGTCGCCCTCGGCGTGCACATCGACGCGGGCGAGTTCGTGAGAAACGTCCACGTCATCCCGATGGTCGAGTACTGGAAGGTCGGTGTCGGCGGCTCGGATATCAGCGATTTCACCCTCGCGACCGACATCAACGTCGACTTCCCGGTGGAAGGAGGCAGGCTGATTCCGTACGCGGGCGGCGGCCTCGGGCTTCACATCATCAAATTCGACGTGCCTCCCGGATTCCTAGGCGACACCTCGGACACGAAGCTCGGCCTGAATGTCCAGGGAGGCATCAAGAACCAGGTGATGCCGAACCTCGGGATCTTCGGCGAGGTCGGATATTCCTTCGTGTCCGACGTCAACCAGCTCAAGGTCATGGGCGGGTTCACGTACAACTTCATCTACTAG
- a CDS encoding DUF421 domain-containing protein gives MSLTSGSTLVDIAFRTAFVYLALLLGLRLTGKRQVGQMTPFDFLLLLLLANAVQNAMTGPDTSLAGGLMAAGTLFGVNLVVAWFVQRSGKAQRLIEGSPTILIRHGRILSQNLAREGVTRDDLLRSLREHGVDTVEEVRSAILEVDGSVSVLKEDEFPRIQRPHHRIRGIPRRTA, from the coding sequence GTGTCGCTCACGAGCGGTAGCACGCTGGTCGACATCGCCTTTCGCACGGCTTTTGTCTACCTGGCGCTTCTCCTGGGGCTCCGCCTCACCGGGAAGCGCCAGGTCGGACAGATGACCCCCTTCGATTTCCTCCTTCTCCTTCTCCTCGCGAACGCGGTCCAGAACGCGATGACCGGGCCCGACACGTCCCTTGCCGGCGGGCTCATGGCCGCGGGCACCCTGTTCGGCGTCAACCTGGTCGTGGCCTGGTTCGTGCAGCGGAGTGGCAAGGCCCAGCGGCTCATCGAGGGAAGTCCGACGATTCTCATCCGGCATGGGCGGATCCTGAGCCAGAATCTCGCGCGGGAAGGGGTCACGCGCGATGATCTGCTCCGCTCCTTGCGGGAACACGGGGTCGACACCGTGGAGGAGGTGCGCTCCGCAATTCTCGAAGTGGACGGTTCGGTCAGCGTTCTCAAGGAAGACGAGTTCCCGAGGATACAAAGGCCCCACCATCGAATCCGAGGCATACCGCGGCGCACGGCTTGA
- a CDS encoding M42 family metallopeptidase — MDASHTLLKELTEAFGPPGHETEIAGIMRRHLRGLGEVSQDRLGSVICRQRGKSEEPRIMMAGHMDEVGFMVKGVTKEGFVKFLPMGGWWGHVLLAHKVRIRTSKGDVLGVVGSKPPHELQEDERRKVMELKDMFIDVGATSYFDVKKRLGIRPGDPIIPDAPFSVMSNDRLYLAKALDNRVGCALVVDALRRLAKAPHPNTVYGVATTMEEVGLRGAQTSVAAVKPNVAIALDVGIAHDTPGSLGDGDEKLGGGVGILVYDASMIPNVKLRNLAIEICEKQKIPFHLGTVERGGTDAGRFHMYDTGVPSLVIFIPTRYIHSHSTIMDRKDYDAAVRLLVELSKRLDRKTVESL; from the coding sequence ATGGACGCCAGCCACACCTTACTGAAAGAGCTCACCGAGGCCTTCGGTCCTCCCGGACATGAGACCGAGATCGCGGGAATCATGCGGAGGCACCTGCGCGGCTTGGGGGAGGTGTCCCAGGACCGGCTCGGCAGCGTTATCTGCAGGCAGCGGGGAAAATCGGAAGAGCCGCGCATCATGATGGCCGGCCACATGGACGAGGTCGGCTTCATGGTCAAGGGCGTCACCAAGGAAGGGTTCGTCAAATTCCTCCCGATGGGAGGTTGGTGGGGCCACGTTCTCCTCGCGCACAAGGTTCGCATCCGAACCTCCAAAGGGGACGTGCTCGGCGTGGTCGGCTCGAAACCCCCGCACGAGCTTCAAGAGGATGAGCGAAGGAAGGTCATGGAGCTGAAGGACATGTTCATCGATGTCGGCGCCACATCCTACTTCGACGTGAAGAAACGCCTCGGAATCCGGCCCGGCGATCCGATCATTCCCGACGCGCCCTTCTCGGTGATGTCGAACGACCGGCTCTATCTCGCGAAGGCGCTCGACAACCGCGTGGGGTGCGCGCTGGTCGTGGATGCGCTCCGGCGGCTCGCGAAGGCGCCGCACCCCAACACCGTCTACGGCGTCGCCACCACGATGGAGGAGGTGGGGCTGCGCGGCGCGCAAACGAGCGTCGCGGCGGTCAAGCCCAACGTCGCGATCGCGCTGGACGTCGGGATCGCGCACGATACACCGGGCTCTCTCGGGGACGGCGACGAGAAGCTGGGTGGCGGCGTGGGCATCTTGGTCTACGACGCCTCGATGATTCCCAACGTGAAGCTCCGCAATCTCGCGATCGAGATCTGCGAGAAGCAAAAGATCCCCTTCCACTTGGGCACCGTGGAACGCGGCGGCACGGACGCCGGGCGATTCCATATGTACGATACGGGCGTTCCCTCGCTCGTCATCTTCATCCCGACCCGTTACATCCACAGCCATTCCACGATCATGGATCGCAAAGACTACGACGCCGCGGTGCGGCTTCTGGTCGAGCTGTCGAAGCGCCTGGATCGAAAGACCGTCGAAAGTCTTTAG
- a CDS encoding aquaporin, with the protein MNQTARRFLAETIGTFGLIFFGAGAIMQHQATQSVGTTGIAVAHGLAILIGVYAFGHISGAHFNPAISFGMWVTRRMGLGKMFVYWAAQLLGASLAAGILSYLYQGGPVDVHLGTPTVDPTIGSKTGFLVEAILTFFLVISVFGTAVDPRAPGGFAGLAIGLTITADILMGGGLTGAAMNPARAFGPALASHYWQDQWVYWVGPLAGGGVAAILYDRFFLARA; encoded by the coding sequence ATGAATCAGACCGCACGGAGATTTCTCGCGGAGACGATCGGCACGTTCGGCCTCATCTTCTTCGGCGCGGGCGCCATCATGCAGCATCAGGCGACGCAGTCGGTCGGAACGACGGGGATCGCGGTGGCGCACGGGCTCGCGATCCTGATCGGGGTCTATGCGTTCGGGCATATCTCCGGAGCCCATTTCAATCCAGCCATCTCGTTCGGAATGTGGGTGACCCGACGGATGGGCCTGGGCAAGATGTTCGTATACTGGGCCGCCCAGCTTCTCGGTGCTTCGCTCGCTGCCGGAATTCTCAGCTACCTCTACCAGGGGGGGCCGGTCGACGTTCATCTCGGCACCCCGACGGTCGATCCAACGATAGGATCCAAGACAGGATTCCTGGTCGAGGCGATCCTGACCTTCTTCCTCGTCATCTCGGTGTTCGGTACCGCGGTGGACCCGCGGGCGCCCGGCGGCTTCGCGGGGCTCGCCATCGGTCTCACGATCACGGCCGATATTCTGATGGGAGGCGGTCTGACCGGGGCCGCCATGAACCCCGCCCGCGCCTTTGGGCCCGCACTTGCCTCGCATTATTGGCAGGATCAGTGGGTATACTGGGTAGGACCCCTGGCCGGCGGTGGGGTCGCAGCCATTCTCTACGACCGGTTTTTCCTGGCGCGAGCTTGA
- a CDS encoding anaerobic glycerol-3-phosphate dehydrogenase subunit C — MDPRQLKIERDLAPLLEGEVRTDPIALALFSTAACIFRRKPLAVVSPKSEADVAKTVALAAASGIPVTPRGGGSSLAGQALGPGIILDFPAHMNRILALDRERRLVRVEPGALHGRVQKAARREGLRLGPDPSSGDFCTIGGNVGTNASGAHTLRHGATKDHVLGLTVVLHDGTVVELGSHAGGGEAGSSWHAGSGVARDGGPMWRVLSAQVESILRSGAPAFLPERPRSNKNSCGYDLWGAWAPGDAVSSIEPRFDPMRLIVGSEGTLGVVTEVTMRLVEKPASTAVALLYFASWEDATEAVLEARRLGASAIEAMDHTFLAFVRSDREDLRPLIPERFDSSILVEFEGASAEEARGGIAAMEEWAAARRGKVLDFRAARNAAEQATLWNVRKAALPLIYRASPVEKPMNFIDDTAVPAERLGDYVNGLRAMFAKHRTRFAIFGHAGNGNVHVMPLMDPHDATFQSRMAAMAEDAFELTWRLGGTITGEHGDGILRAPYLARQYPNAYPVMARVKDAMDPAGILNPGNVISDARTFPEEYSRYTNTYVATGTVFDEPDFRDMIEMCHGCGTCRDYCPVGSTTSLEPHTARAKAVLLMEMIRGELSVGALTEKPLKEVMDSCFNCKLCLSECPSQVDIPGLAIAARKEFVEKHGMPIRNWVLGHADQVARIAGIAPAVVNLAVGNPVERAAREKVGKVAGRLDLPRFRRPFGTGDAGSKRALALPLTQAASHGPRGAGAHAHARLGPLPHRDVPITKRVAYFAGCFARFHDPQGEAEATVKVLEANGIEVVVPEQRCCGIALITMGAERSIVADVRRNLEVLLPLVDRGFTVVASAPSCGLALIEDYPRILGSEEARHLAAHTIDIHQYLWRLHERGELRTDFKPVPISVVYHNACHSVAQGIAEEPIRLLKLVPGVEVRPIDDSCCGIAGTYGMKSENYDRAMEIGTPLFKELDRTKAEAILTGCGTCNIQIAHGAKREVVHTMAILRRAYGV, encoded by the coding sequence ATGGACCCGCGGCAGCTGAAAATCGAGCGCGATCTGGCACCGCTCCTCGAAGGCGAGGTGCGGACCGACCCCATCGCGCTCGCTCTGTTTTCCACGGCCGCGTGCATTTTCAGGCGAAAGCCGCTCGCCGTGGTCTCGCCCAAGTCCGAGGCCGACGTCGCGAAGACGGTCGCGCTCGCCGCGGCCTCAGGAATCCCCGTGACCCCCCGCGGCGGGGGATCCAGCCTCGCCGGGCAGGCCCTGGGTCCGGGGATCATCCTCGATTTTCCCGCGCACATGAACCGGATCTTGGCGCTGGACCGGGAGCGGCGCCTCGTGCGTGTCGAGCCTGGCGCGCTCCACGGCCGCGTGCAGAAGGCGGCCCGCCGGGAGGGGTTGAGGCTCGGTCCGGATCCTTCCAGCGGGGACTTCTGCACGATCGGCGGAAACGTCGGGACGAACGCCTCGGGCGCGCACACCCTTCGTCACGGCGCGACGAAGGACCATGTTCTGGGTCTCACCGTCGTCCTCCATGACGGGACCGTCGTGGAGCTGGGCTCGCACGCGGGCGGCGGGGAAGCGGGATCGAGCTGGCATGCGGGAAGCGGAGTGGCGCGCGACGGCGGACCTATGTGGCGCGTGCTATCGGCGCAGGTGGAATCCATCCTGCGCTCCGGCGCGCCCGCGTTCCTGCCGGAGCGACCCCGGTCGAACAAGAACTCCTGCGGCTATGACCTCTGGGGCGCGTGGGCTCCGGGCGATGCGGTCAGCTCGATCGAGCCGCGATTTGATCCGATGCGTTTGATCGTGGGCTCCGAGGGCACGCTCGGGGTCGTCACCGAAGTCACGATGCGGCTCGTCGAGAAGCCCGCATCGACCGCGGTGGCGCTCCTCTACTTCGCGTCCTGGGAGGATGCGACCGAAGCCGTGCTGGAGGCCCGGCGTCTCGGCGCTTCCGCCATCGAGGCGATGGATCACACGTTTCTCGCGTTCGTCCGCTCGGACCGCGAGGACCTGCGTCCTTTGATACCCGAGCGCTTCGATTCCTCCATTCTGGTCGAGTTCGAGGGGGCGTCCGCCGAGGAGGCCCGGGGCGGCATCGCCGCCATGGAGGAGTGGGCCGCCGCGCGGCGCGGGAAGGTCCTCGACTTCCGCGCGGCGCGAAATGCCGCGGAGCAGGCGACGCTCTGGAACGTGCGAAAGGCGGCCCTCCCTTTGATCTATCGTGCCTCGCCCGTCGAAAAGCCGATGAATTTCATCGACGATACCGCGGTGCCCGCCGAGCGTCTTGGCGACTACGTGAACGGGCTCCGCGCGATGTTCGCGAAGCACCGGACGCGCTTCGCGATCTTCGGGCACGCGGGGAACGGCAACGTTCACGTGATGCCGCTGATGGACCCGCATGACGCGACCTTCCAGAGCCGGATGGCCGCCATGGCCGAGGACGCCTTCGAGCTGACCTGGCGCCTGGGCGGGACCATCACCGGCGAGCATGGAGACGGCATCCTGCGCGCGCCCTATCTCGCGCGCCAGTATCCGAACGCCTATCCCGTCATGGCGCGCGTGAAGGACGCGATGGATCCAGCGGGAATCCTGAATCCCGGGAACGTGATCTCGGACGCGCGGACGTTCCCGGAAGAGTATTCCCGTTACACGAACACGTATGTCGCCACGGGGACGGTGTTCGATGAGCCCGACTTCCGCGACATGATCGAGATGTGCCACGGGTGCGGGACCTGCCGAGACTATTGTCCCGTCGGCTCCACGACCTCCCTCGAGCCGCATACCGCGCGGGCCAAGGCGGTCTTGCTGATGGAGATGATCCGAGGCGAGCTGTCGGTGGGCGCGCTCACGGAAAAGCCGCTCAAGGAGGTCATGGACTCCTGCTTCAACTGCAAGCTCTGCCTCAGCGAATGCCCGAGCCAGGTGGACATCCCGGGGCTCGCGATCGCCGCGCGGAAGGAATTCGTGGAGAAGCATGGAATGCCGATCCGGAATTGGGTGCTGGGACACGCGGACCAAGTCGCGAGGATCGCCGGCATCGCTCCCGCCGTGGTGAATCTCGCGGTGGGCAACCCGGTCGAGCGCGCCGCGCGCGAAAAGGTAGGAAAGGTTGCGGGCCGGCTCGATCTGCCCCGTTTCCGGCGGCCGTTCGGCACCGGGGACGCGGGGTCGAAGCGTGCGCTCGCGCTGCCCCTGACGCAGGCGGCTTCCCACGGGCCGCGCGGCGCCGGGGCGCATGCCCACGCCCGCCTCGGGCCGCTGCCGCACCGCGACGTACCGATCACCAAGCGCGTCGCCTACTTCGCGGGCTGCTTCGCGCGCTTCCACGACCCCCAGGGGGAAGCCGAGGCCACCGTAAAGGTCCTCGAGGCAAACGGAATCGAAGTGGTCGTGCCGGAGCAGCGCTGCTGCGGCATCGCCTTGATCACGATGGGCGCCGAGCGTTCCATCGTCGCCGACGTGCGCCGGAATCTGGAGGTATTGCTGCCTCTGGTTGACCGCGGGTTCACGGTGGTCGCGAGCGCGCCCTCGTGCGGACTCGCGCTCATCGAGGACTATCCGCGCATCCTTGGTTCCGAGGAGGCGCGACACCTCGCCGCGCACACGATCGACATCCATCAATACCTCTGGCGGCTTCACGAGCGCGGGGAGCTCAGGACCGATTTCAAGCCGGTCCCGATCTCGGTCGTGTACCACAATGCCTGCCATTCCGTGGCGCAGGGAATCGCCGAGGAGCCGATCCGCCTCCTGAAGCTCGTGCCCGGCGTGGAGGTGAGGCCGATCGACGATTCTTGCTGCGGGATCGCGGGTACCTATGGCATGAAGTCCGAGAATTACGATCGCGCGATGGAAATCGGTACGCCGCTATTCAAGGAGCTCGATCGCACGAAGGCGGAGGCGATCCTCACCGGGTGCGGGACGTGCAACATCCAGATCGCGCACGGCGCGAAGCGGGAGGTCGTACATACGATGGCGATCTTGCGCCGGGCGTACGGGGTCTGA
- a CDS encoding glycine zipper family protein, translated as MNRNRFRLWIVIGIAIGTAVGAATHKIASGVSLGAALGIILAFAMSRASKPGSSKE; from the coding sequence ATGAATCGCAATCGTTTCCGACTTTGGATCGTGATCGGAATCGCAATCGGGACTGCGGTTGGCGCTGCGACGCATAAGATCGCGTCTGGTGTCTCTCTCGGCGCGGCGCTCGGGATCATCCTTGCGTTTGCGATGTCGCGCGCTTCAAAGCCGGGTAGCTCGAAAGAGTGA